A single Theropithecus gelada isolate Dixy chromosome 7b, Tgel_1.0, whole genome shotgun sequence DNA region contains:
- the ATP6V1D gene encoding V-type proton ATPase subunit D yields MSGKDRIEIFPSRMAQTIMKARLKGAQTGRNLLKKKSDALTLRFRQILKKIIETKMLMGEVMREAAFSLAEAKFTAGDFSTTVIQNVNKAQVKIRAKKDNVAGVTLPVFEHYHEGTDSYELTGLARGGEQLAKLKRNYAKAVELLVELASLQTSFVTLDEAIKITNRRVNAIEHVIIPRIERTLAYIITELDEREREEFYRLKKIQEKKKILKEKSEKDLEQRRAAGEVLEPANLLAEEKDEDLLFE; encoded by the exons ATGTCGGGCAAAGACCGAATTGAAATCTTTCCCTCGCGAAT GGCACAGACTATCATGAAGGCTCGTTTAAAGGGAGCACAGACAGGTCGAAACCTCCTGAAGAAAAAATCTGATGCCTTAACTCTTCGATTTCGACAGATCCTAAAGAAGATAATAGAG ACTAAAATGTTGATGGGCGAAGTGATGAGAGAAGCTGCCTTTTCACTAGCCGAAGCCAAGTTCACAGCAGGTGACTTCAG CACTACAGTTATCCAAAATGTAAATAAAGCCCAAGTGAAGATTCGAGCGAAGAAAGATAATGTAGCAG GTGTTACTTTGCCAGTATTTGAACATTACCATGAAGGAACTGACA GTTATGAACTGACTGGTTTAGCCAGAGGTGGGGAACAGTTGGCTAAATTAAAGAGGAATTATGCCAAAGCAGTGGAACTACTGGTGGAACTAGCTTCGCTGCAG ACTTCTTTTGTTACTTTGGATGAAGCTATTAAGATAACCAACAGGCGTGTAAATGCCATTGAACATG tCATCATTCCCCGGATTGAACGTACTCTTGCTTATATCATCACAGAGCTGGATGAGAGAGAGCGAGAAGAGTTCTATAG gttaaagaaaatacaggagaagaaaaagattcTAAAGGAAAAATCTGAGAAGGATTTGGAACAAAGGAGAGCAGCTGGAGAGGTGTTGGAGCCTGCTAATCTTCTAGCTGAAGAGAAGGATGAGGATCTTCTGTTTGAATAA